The Vescimonas coprocola genome includes a window with the following:
- a CDS encoding DUF4363 family protein, with the protein MRRALILPTVTILLLLGLCIANGLLLRQHTDRWSGMAAETARYARSERWPEARRELDALAADWDEAQIYLHIVVHHSTLGEVQTLLTRCSTLCDTGDSQALLPELAELQCQLDALDALERISIRNIL; encoded by the coding sequence ATGAGACGTGCGCTGATCCTGCCGACGGTGACGATCCTTCTGCTGCTGGGACTGTGCATCGCCAACGGGCTTTTGTTGCGGCAGCACACGGACCGGTGGTCCGGCATGGCTGCCGAGACCGCCCGATACGCCCGGTCGGAGCGCTGGCCGGAGGCCCGCCGGGAACTGGACGCTCTGGCGGCAGACTGGGACGAAGCCCAGATCTATCTGCATATCGTGGTACACCACAGCACCTTAGGCGAGGTGCAGACGCTGCTGACCCGCTGCAGTACCCTGTGCGATACCGGGGACTCACAGGCCCTGCTGCCGGAGCTGGCAGAGCTGCAATGTCAGCTGGATGCGCTGGATGCGCTGGAGCGCATCAGCATTCGGAATATCCTGTGA
- the nrdR gene encoding transcriptional regulator NrdR yields the protein MRCPYCGFRESKVVDSRPADEGSSIRRRRECLSCEKRFTTYETVESLPMVVIKKDGSRQSFDRSKILRGIQRSCEKRPVPVADMERMASEIEQEVQNSLEREVSTEIIGEKVMEKLKKADEVAYVRFASVYRQFKDINTFMSELNKLLSEK from the coding sequence ATGAGATGTCCCTATTGCGGATTCCGGGAGAGTAAGGTCGTGGATTCACGGCCCGCCGACGAGGGCAGCAGCATTCGCCGCAGGCGGGAGTGCCTGTCCTGCGAGAAGCGTTTCACCACCTACGAGACGGTGGAGAGCCTGCCCATGGTGGTCATCAAGAAGGACGGCAGCCGCCAGAGCTTTGACCGCAGCAAGATCCTTCGGGGCATCCAGCGCTCCTGCGAGAAGCGGCCGGTGCCGGTGGCGGACATGGAACGCATGGCCAGCGAGATCGAGCAGGAGGTGCAGAACTCTCTGGAGCGGGAGGTCAGCACCGAGATCATCGGCGAGAAGGTCATGGAGAAACTGAAAAAGGCCGACGAGGTGGCCTATGTGCGCTTTGCCTCGGTGTATCGTCAGTTCAAGGACATCAACACCTTCATGAGTGAGCTGAACAAGCTCCTCAGCGAAAAATGA
- a CDS encoding type II toxin-antitoxin system PemK/MazF family toxin produces the protein MKLTRCGGYFFRRSVDFVDTNVRRGEIYYADLSPVVGSEQGGVRPVLIVQNDTGNRHSPTVIAAAITSQTGKAKLPTHIEVAAQCCGLPKDSVILLEQIRTLDKRRLRERMGKVDGTVMQRVDAAIAVSFGLSNSRLV, from the coding sequence ATGAAGTTGACCCGCTGCGGCGGGTACTTCTTCCGGCGGAGTGTGGACTTTGTGGATACCAATGTCAGACGTGGAGAGATCTACTATGCCGATCTCAGCCCTGTGGTGGGCAGTGAGCAGGGCGGCGTGCGTCCGGTGCTCATCGTGCAGAACGACACCGGCAACCGCCACAGCCCCACCGTCATCGCAGCGGCCATCACCTCCCAGACGGGGAAGGCCAAGCTGCCCACCCATATCGAGGTGGCGGCCCAGTGCTGCGGCCTGCCCAAGGATTCGGTGATCCTGTTGGAGCAGATCCGTACGCTGGATAAGCGGCGGCTGCGGGAGCGGATGGGTAAGGTGGACGGAACGGTGATGCAGCGGGTAGACGCCGCCATTGCCGTGAGCTTCGGACTGTCCAACAGCCGTCTGGTATGA
- a CDS encoding acyltransferase family protein encodes MSAANGTQRDIGLDLTRILAFLAVPSVHFFLNSTYYDTAIVGPRMALMTVMRTAFMVCVPLYMLLSGYLSAGKHIPLTRSGLLGYYKKLLPIFLTYALSTGVILLYRVLWLGEEQTIRSAVKNLLSFQQYSWYMNMYFGLLLLTPFLNALWQSLATPAARRALLAVLLVLTVLPGMVNIYNLHSAETLLHPWLSTSYDQLVPDWWQRLYPITYYFLGGYLRAHVDIKRLRTGRLAALLLLAVLCFGGYNVWRNQGIPFVWGSWCDWGSLQNVVDTVLVFLLLNSIRYSTPPTSIARFTGYLSKLTLGAYLVSWIPDNYLYTMLKSAVPSVTDQLNYFPLTVGGTILVSLLLAAVVECCVSLLMRLLRRSAKVGTAGTAQA; translated from the coding sequence ATGTCTGCTGCTAACGGCACACAGCGGGATATTGGCCTGGATCTGACCAGAATCCTGGCCTTTCTGGCCGTCCCGTCTGTCCATTTCTTTCTGAATTCCACCTACTATGACACGGCCATCGTCGGCCCCCGCATGGCGCTGATGACCGTCATGCGTACCGCCTTTATGGTCTGCGTCCCCCTGTATATGCTGCTCTCCGGCTACCTCTCTGCGGGAAAGCACATCCCGCTGACCCGCTCCGGTCTGCTGGGGTATTACAAAAAGCTTCTCCCCATTTTCCTCACCTACGCCCTCTCCACCGGGGTCATCCTGCTGTATCGGGTGCTATGGCTGGGAGAGGAGCAGACCATCCGCAGCGCCGTGAAGAATCTGCTGAGCTTCCAGCAGTATTCGTGGTACATGAATATGTACTTCGGGCTGCTGCTTCTGACGCCGTTTCTCAACGCCCTGTGGCAGAGTCTCGCCACCCCCGCCGCCCGGCGGGCCCTGCTGGCGGTGCTGCTGGTACTGACCGTGCTGCCCGGTATGGTCAATATCTACAATCTGCATAGTGCCGAGACCCTGCTGCATCCGTGGCTCAGCACCTCCTATGACCAGCTGGTGCCGGACTGGTGGCAGCGGCTCTATCCCATCACCTATTACTTTTTAGGGGGCTATCTCCGGGCCCATGTGGACATCAAGCGCCTGCGGACCGGGCGGCTGGCGGCCCTTCTGCTGCTGGCAGTGCTGTGCTTCGGCGGCTACAACGTCTGGCGCAATCAGGGCATCCCCTTCGTCTGGGGCAGCTGGTGCGACTGGGGGAGCCTGCAAAACGTGGTGGACACGGTGCTGGTATTTCTTCTGCTGAACTCCATCCGATATTCCACCCCCCCTACTTCCATTGCACGTTTTACCGGCTATCTCTCCAAGCTGACCCTCGGTGCGTATCTGGTGTCGTGGATACCGGACAACTACCTGTACACCATGCTGAAATCTGCCGTCCCCTCGGTGACGGATCAGCTGAACTACTTCCCCCTGACGGTGGGCGGCACCATCCTCGTCTCCCTGCTGCTGGCCGCCGTGGTGGAGTGCTGCGTCTCGCTGCTGATGCGTCTGCTCCGCCGCTCCGCCAAGGTGGGAACCGCCGGCACAGCTCAGGCATAG
- a CDS encoding GerMN domain-containing protein, protein MKRLLAALLTFFALLALTGCGGSSSDGPHLLLYYPAPSGGSPGGDAIVSRSVDWAANSTLPAEQQVRRVVSLLLEDSADSSLESPIPASTRLLACQVSAGAAWVDFSSAYGQLSGMELTIADYCVTLSLSQIVGIYSVRITVNGTELVYRDSNIFLAGDVLMTSQDDVVQNLSLRLYFPDRETGELMAEERLLTVYEGESQAEVILSALKAGPESESLSPLLPTGFAVLTVRTEGGICYLNLPKGDQYLMPEDETEQQRMVQGLVNSLCSARGVRQIQLLLDGEVASSLGSVEISQPFSPIR, encoded by the coding sequence ATGAAGCGGCTTCTTGCAGCCCTGCTGACATTTTTTGCGCTGCTGGCCCTTACCGGCTGCGGCGGCTCCTCCTCTGACGGTCCTCACCTACTGCTGTATTATCCCGCCCCCTCCGGCGGCTCCCCCGGCGGCGATGCCATCGTCAGCCGCAGTGTCGATTGGGCCGCCAACAGCACTCTCCCCGCCGAGCAGCAGGTGCGCCGGGTGGTATCCCTTCTGCTGGAGGACAGCGCCGACAGCAGTCTGGAAAGTCCCATCCCTGCCAGCACCCGGCTACTGGCTTGTCAGGTCTCCGCCGGCGCTGCGTGGGTGGATTTCTCCAGCGCCTACGGCCAGCTGTCCGGCATGGAACTCACCATTGCCGACTACTGCGTAACTCTGTCTCTGTCCCAGATCGTGGGCATCTACTCCGTCCGCATCACCGTCAACGGCACGGAGCTTGTCTACCGGGACAGCAACATCTTTCTGGCCGGGGACGTGCTGATGACCAGTCAGGATGACGTGGTGCAGAACCTCTCCCTGCGGCTCTACTTCCCGGATCGGGAGACTGGAGAGCTGATGGCGGAGGAGCGCCTGCTGACGGTCTACGAGGGCGAAAGTCAGGCGGAGGTGATCCTGTCGGCCCTGAAGGCCGGGCCGGAGAGTGAGAGCCTGTCTCCCCTGCTGCCCACCGGCTTTGCGGTGCTGACGGTACGCACCGAGGGCGGCATCTGCTACCTGAACCTCCCCAAGGGGGATCAGTACCTGATGCCGGAGGACGAGACGGAGCAGCAGCGCATGGTGCAGGGCTTGGTGAATTCCCTGTGCTCTGCCCGTGGTGTCCGGCAGATACAGCTTCTGCTGGACGGCGAGGTAGCCTCCTCCTTGGGCAGCGTGGAGATCAGCCAGCCCTTCTCCCCCATCCGATAG
- a CDS encoding sensor histidine kinase: protein MPGKISLQFKFGLSYILVILAVLLLLNTYPLLVSQNLVFRTKQTAMVGSVKIAEAALSGLADLTEDNVAQAMSAVEETGVSRVLVTDTAGRILYDTREGDNARGLYAFYTEIAQALRGNDTFYCRYDGEAFLSRGASPVVYHNQIVGAVYAYEYDTVQAELLRSFQTNIMRISLLVALFVLFLSALLSRMFTRRISDLLQAIRQVREGAYSHRAKVTGSDEIAQLAAEFNSLTDRLQRTESARRQFVSDASHELKTPLAGIRLLTDSILQTDDMNAETTREFVADIGEEAQRLTRITEDLLRLTRLDSGAAAEPAPVAVAPVLRRVVRMLAVVAREQETTLSYEADESAVVLATEDDLHQILYNLMENGIKYSGHMGFVHTALTVEGGDVVIQVEDNGVGISDEDMPHIFERFYRVDKARSREVGGTGLGLSIVSDTVCRRGGTVSVAHRPAGQGTLFTVRLPQVTEEGGST from the coding sequence TTGCCGGGGAAGATCAGCCTACAATTTAAGTTCGGCCTGAGCTATATTCTGGTAATTCTGGCGGTGCTGCTGCTGCTGAATACCTACCCCCTTCTGGTGTCCCAGAATCTGGTATTCCGCACCAAGCAAACCGCCATGGTCGGCAGCGTCAAGATCGCCGAGGCGGCCCTGTCAGGTCTGGCCGACCTGACGGAGGACAATGTGGCCCAGGCTATGTCCGCCGTGGAGGAGACCGGCGTCTCCCGTGTGCTGGTCACGGATACCGCCGGGCGCATCCTCTATGACACCCGTGAGGGGGACAACGCCCGTGGACTCTACGCCTTTTATACGGAGATCGCACAGGCCCTGCGGGGCAACGACACCTTTTACTGCCGCTACGACGGCGAGGCATTCCTGAGCCGGGGTGCCTCCCCGGTGGTGTACCACAACCAGATCGTGGGAGCGGTCTACGCCTACGAGTACGACACCGTACAGGCGGAGCTGCTGCGGAGCTTCCAGACCAATATCATGCGCATCTCCCTTCTGGTGGCCCTGTTTGTGCTGTTCCTCAGCGCTCTGCTCTCCCGGATGTTCACCCGACGTATCAGCGATTTGCTGCAGGCCATCCGTCAGGTGCGGGAGGGTGCTTACAGTCACCGGGCCAAGGTGACTGGCTCCGACGAGATCGCCCAGCTGGCAGCGGAGTTCAACAGCCTCACCGACCGTCTCCAGCGCACGGAGAGCGCCCGCCGCCAGTTTGTCTCCGATGCCAGCCACGAGCTGAAAACGCCGCTGGCGGGTATCCGCCTGCTGACGGACTCCATTCTTCAGACCGACGACATGAACGCTGAGACCACACGGGAATTTGTGGCGGACATCGGCGAGGAGGCTCAGCGTCTGACCCGTATCACCGAGGATCTGCTGCGCCTGACCCGGCTGGACAGCGGAGCCGCCGCCGAGCCTGCGCCGGTGGCGGTGGCCCCGGTGCTGCGCCGGGTGGTACGGATGCTGGCGGTGGTGGCACGGGAGCAGGAAACCACTCTCTCCTACGAGGCGGACGAGTCCGCCGTGGTGCTGGCCACCGAGGACGATCTGCACCAAATTCTATATAACCTTATGGAAAACGGCATCAAATATTCCGGCCACATGGGCTTCGTCCACACCGCTCTGACGGTGGAGGGCGGAGACGTGGTGATCCAGGTGGAGGACAACGGCGTCGGGATCTCCGACGAGGATATGCCCCACATTTTCGAGCGCTTTTACCGGGTGGACAAGGCCCGCTCCCGTGAGGTGGGCGGCACCGGTCTGGGCCTGAGCATCGTCAGCGATACGGTGTGCCGCCGGGGCGGCACGGTGTCCGTGGCCCACCGCCCCGCGGGACAGGGTACCCTCTTCACCGTCCGTCTGCCCCAGGTCACAGAGGAAGGAGGGAGCACATGA
- a CDS encoding response regulator transcription factor produces MKILVVDDEKLLVKGIKFNLENEGYQVLTAYDGATAVELARQETLDLIILDLMMPGLSGSEACMKIREFSDVPIIMLTARSEDADKIMGFACGADDYVTKPFNILELKARIRALLRRSSGQSRPAAQPDPELLTVGDLTLDTRQRVAIRDGKAIDLTAKEYDLVELLMKNPRRVYSRESLMDLVWGYSYAGDYRTVDVHIRRLREKLERVPAEPAYIITKWGVGYYFAGEDQPTI; encoded by the coding sequence ATGAAAATACTGGTAGTAGACGACGAAAAGCTCTTGGTCAAGGGCATCAAATTCAATCTGGAGAACGAGGGCTATCAGGTCCTCACCGCCTACGACGGCGCAACCGCCGTGGAGCTGGCCCGTCAGGAGACGCTGGACCTCATCATTCTGGACCTGATGATGCCCGGCCTCTCCGGCAGCGAGGCCTGCATGAAGATACGGGAATTTTCCGACGTTCCCATCATCATGCTCACCGCCCGCAGCGAGGACGCCGACAAGATCATGGGCTTTGCCTGCGGAGCCGACGACTATGTCACCAAGCCCTTCAACATTCTGGAGCTGAAGGCCCGCATCCGGGCGCTGCTGCGGCGCTCCTCCGGCCAGAGCCGTCCGGCAGCCCAGCCGGATCCGGAGCTGCTGACAGTGGGTGACCTGACGCTGGACACCCGCCAGCGGGTAGCCATCCGGGACGGCAAGGCCATCGACCTCACCGCCAAGGAGTACGATCTGGTGGAACTGCTGATGAAAAATCCCCGGCGGGTATACAGCCGAGAGAGCCTGATGGATCTGGTGTGGGGCTACTCCTACGCCGGGGACTATCGCACGGTGGATGTCCACATCCGCCGCCTGCGGGAGAAGCTGGAGCGTGTTCCGGCGGAGCCCGCCTATATCATCACCAAGTGGGGAGTGGGTTACTATTTTGCCGGGGAAGATCAGCCTACAATTTAA
- a CDS encoding ComEA family DNA-binding protein translates to MGKITKTEKYLLLLTAIFLLCLALLYFTDHRSAGGGDYTVTPQYTAQEPEAPDPPAVPGKVNINTADAAQLEALDGIGPTLAQRIVAYREEHGPFADIESIMDVNGIGEGIFETIRQQITVEDDT, encoded by the coding sequence ATGGGAAAGATCACAAAAACAGAAAAATATCTGCTGCTTCTGACGGCCATCTTCCTTCTGTGTCTGGCGCTGCTGTATTTCACCGACCACCGCAGCGCCGGCGGCGGGGACTACACCGTCACGCCCCAGTATACAGCGCAGGAGCCGGAGGCTCCCGATCCTCCCGCCGTCCCCGGCAAGGTGAACATCAACACCGCCGACGCCGCCCAACTGGAAGCACTGGACGGCATCGGGCCCACACTGGCCCAGCGCATCGTGGCCTATCGGGAGGAGCACGGCCCCTTTGCCGATATCGAGTCCATCATGGATGTCAACGGCATCGGCGAGGGCATTTTTGAAACCATCCGGCAGCAGATCACCGTGGAGGACGATACATGA